AGAAACAcatttattcatatatatatatatagataaaggGCGGGAGAGAATTACAGGCATCGTCGTGATGAGCGGAAGAGGAAAAGCGTCTCTTGGGAAGAACGGAGGTTCGAGAGCCCCCACGAAGAGCGTTTCGGAGGAAAGCAGATCGGACGGTCGACATCGCCATTTTCTGAGCTTTAATTTGGAAGGTGAATCCCTTGGCCTCACTCCTATTATCGTTTTCAAGGCAATGAAAGTTGAGTAAATGGGCCTTCAAAGTCCAATGGACCCAATCTAAAATGCTCCTGAAATGAAAGGCCGGGTGTAAGCAATCCCATGGGCTCCCACCCTCCATGGTTTCTATTGGGCTTGtttgttctcttcttcttttcttgtcaaattaaattaaaggaAAAACAATGGGTACGTGTTTTTTTAATGAGAAATTGGCATTTTATTCCCATGTTTTTCCCTCTGGTCTCCAGCACTAGATATGCCGGCCATTTTCTCTTATTACAAAGTCTCGTACGTATTCATGGTAAGGTTTGGTTTGTCCCCAAATGGTTTGTAATCTTATTCTGTATGTCtactgtcttttttttttttttttatcctttattTTTCCTTATACTGTTCATAAGGAATTAAGAAATCATGCTACTCCTTTCCATTAACTACATTTGAGAAGGTATGAGTATACAACCAATTCAATTCATCGCATTTCTATTTAGAGCACATGCAATAAATCAAATGTGATGTGTTTCTTTCTTGTGTATATTTCTGGTCTATAGAGGATGAGGAATTATGAACCAAAATATATGTCaaacctatacatatatagggTGCTGCAGTCATCTTTGAAATTAAGTGGAGACAATCTCACTATCACAGAAATGTTTGAGAGCCAAGGAAATCAGACCTCAAGAGATTGGAACTGCGTCAACTGATTGATACCGCTTATAATTTGATAATCACTACTATTATTTTCCCTGGAACAACTGTTTGGATACTCATCATCGTCCAGATCAAGCGAGTACACCACGTCTTCCATGCTCCACCCCCCACGCAATAATACAATTGCAAGAATTCTCACGTCCAACTCCACACTCACACCCTCCACTACACCTCTCTTGCCCTCATCAGAGCCgtccattatcatcatcatctcccGTACATCCTCTTCTCCCCACCCTCCATCTCTCAACCTCCAAAACACTTCCTCCAAACACGGCCCTAAATCACCTTCAATCCACCACCCATGGGTAGGCGCACGCGCCACCACTCTCCGTCCACGCTCAGCAACCTCAGTCCAAAACTCAATCCTCTTAGCGGTGGTTGCCGCCCAAGCGGGCGCATCAGTCTTAAACCTCTTGCCCAACGCAA
The window above is part of the Tripterygium wilfordii isolate XIE 37 chromosome 3, ASM1340144v1, whole genome shotgun sequence genome. Proteins encoded here:
- the LOC119994783 gene encoding cytochrome c oxidase subunit 6a, mitochondrial-like isoform X1, with protein sequence MEGGSPWDCLHPAFHFRSILDWVHWTLKAHLLNFHCLENDNRSEAKGFTFQIKAQKMAMSTVRSAFLRNALRGGSRTSVLPKRRFSSSAHHDDAYESAKWEKITYLGIATCTILTIYNLSKGHPHYEKPPPYPYLHVRNKEFPWGPNGLFETEHH
- the LOC119994783 gene encoding cytochrome c oxidase subunit 6a, mitochondrial-like isoform X2 — encoded protein: MEGGSPWDCLHPAFHFRSILDWVHWTLKAHLLNFHCLENDNRSEAKGFTFQIKAQKMAMSTVRSAFLRNALRGGSRTSVLPKRRFSSSAHHDDAYESAKWEKITYLGIATCTILTIYNLSKGHPHYEKPPVPMVSSRRNTTRIVGPAH